The following are from one region of the Cloacibacillus sp. An23 genome:
- a CDS encoding response regulator transcription factor, with protein sequence MRDGDGMRILIVEDERAIAEVEKAYVERDGYYAEIASDGLEGIGKFREKPFDLVILDLMLPGMSGLDVCREIRRVSNAPIIMVTAKSGEDDIVAGLDAGADDYVVKPFSPKILMARIRANLRKSGSSEDSGSELIRVGDALVIDPQNLTVKKNGAEVSLTRNEFMILSKMAARPDKTWSRDDLITYALGYEYDGFERSIDSYIKNIRKKLSDPEHENGFIRTVHGFGYKISE encoded by the coding sequence ATGAGAGACGGTGACGGCATGAGAATACTTATCGTAGAGGACGAACGCGCCATAGCAGAGGTCGAAAAGGCTTACGTAGAGCGTGACGGATATTATGCCGAGATAGCCTCGGACGGGCTGGAAGGCATCGGCAAATTCAGAGAGAAGCCCTTCGACCTCGTGATTCTCGACCTTATGCTTCCCGGTATGTCCGGGCTCGACGTCTGCCGCGAGATACGGCGCGTCTCGAACGCCCCGATAATTATGGTGACTGCGAAGAGCGGAGAGGACGACATAGTAGCGGGGCTCGACGCGGGCGCGGACGACTACGTGGTGAAGCCGTTTTCCCCAAAGATACTGATGGCCCGCATCAGGGCGAACCTGAGAAAGAGCGGCTCGTCCGAAGATTCCGGCTCGGAACTCATCCGCGTCGGAGACGCGCTCGTCATTGACCCGCAGAATCTCACTGTCAAGAAGAACGGCGCGGAGGTTTCCCTGACGCGCAATGAATTTATGATTTTATCAAAAATGGCGGCCCGCCCCGACAAGACGTGGAGCCGCGACGACCTTATAACCTACGCGCTCGGCTACGAATACGACGGCTTCGAGCGCTCGATAGACAGCTACATCAAGAACATACGCAAAAAGCTCTCTGACCCGGAGCACGAGAACGGCTTCATACGCACAGTCCACGGCTTCGGCTATAAAATATCGGAATAG
- a CDS encoding periplasmic heavy metal sensor: protein MKFKVLGAFMLVLGIAGAAAAYPHYGYGYGAQGPRGDWRGPRPELSQEDRAHFDAMRKIRTEIRDELNKEKPDKQRARTLFAKELDLRQEYREKGFRDCIENHDHSRGRCGWIARHDRRMGYGNTAWVNFINEISKDNPNKVRAWEYFSEAEKTYRQFETERFNAMLDDPDGWRGWHGGPRDGRFGPRGGWNDGQRDGRWAPRHHWGGHYRPGCGPDGWHGGPRCWDGPAY from the coding sequence ATGAAATTCAAAGTTCTGGGAGCTTTTATGTTAGTTTTGGGAATAGCCGGAGCCGCCGCGGCCTATCCGCACTACGGTTACGGATACGGAGCGCAGGGGCCGCGCGGAGATTGGCGCGGGCCGAGGCCGGAGCTGAGCCAAGAGGACCGCGCGCACTTCGACGCGATGCGCAAGATACGCACGGAGATCCGCGACGAACTGAATAAGGAGAAGCCGGACAAGCAGCGCGCGCGCACCCTCTTCGCGAAGGAGCTCGACCTTCGCCAGGAATACCGCGAGAAGGGCTTCCGCGACTGCATAGAGAATCACGACCACAGCCGCGGACGCTGCGGATGGATCGCCCGCCACGACAGGCGCATGGGCTACGGCAACACGGCGTGGGTGAACTTCATCAACGAAATCAGCAAGGACAACCCGAACAAGGTGCGCGCATGGGAATATTTCAGCGAAGCCGAGAAGACCTACCGCCAGTTTGAGACGGAGCGCTTCAACGCGATGCTCGACGACCCCGACGGATGGCGCGGCTGGCACGGCGGTCCCCGCGACGGGCGCTTCGGACCGCGCGGCGGATGGAACGACGGACAGCGCGACGGACGCTGGGCTCCCCGCCACCACTGGGGCGGACACTACCGTCCGGGCTGTGGCCCAGACGGTTGGCACGGAGGCCCGCGCTGCTGGGATGGCCCCGCGTACTAG
- a CDS encoding amidohydrolase has product MGKLYKNVVVWDAESENARLCDVRTEGAEFAAVAPAGTLEGEAAFDGRGTTALLPGFVNAHGHAAMTLLRGLGEELALMDWLQKKIWPVENKLDGDMIYMGTQLALMEMLSTGTTCFADMYFFMDRVAEAALDGGMRAGLSRGIVPDENGGRGRLDENLKLAHDYGGAKGLINVQLGPHAPYTVPTAFMTEIAAAAKENGLGVQLHWLETKNDWPLSDGSKTMDPEEYLEKTGLTEAKHLLLAHCVWMEKEKFQFYARPNITVAHNPKSNWKLGSGTAPVCAMAAAGIAVALGTDGASSNNRLDMWDEMRFAALAQKGANLDPTLLPARDALRMATVAGARALGFEKTGLVREGWTADFMLVDLDRPHYVGWDLENLPGCLVYAGSSADVAATVVAGETLYENGNFARLDKEKITAEANAARKRLTAQA; this is encoded by the coding sequence ATGGGCAAACTCTATAAAAACGTAGTCGTCTGGGACGCCGAGTCGGAAAACGCGCGCCTCTGCGACGTGCGCACGGAGGGCGCGGAGTTCGCAGCCGTAGCCCCGGCCGGGACGCTCGAGGGCGAAGCGGCCTTCGACGGGCGCGGGACCACGGCGCTGCTGCCCGGCTTCGTAAACGCGCACGGACACGCGGCGATGACTCTGCTGCGCGGCCTCGGCGAAGAGCTCGCGCTGATGGACTGGCTTCAGAAAAAAATATGGCCCGTCGAAAACAAGCTCGACGGCGACATGATATACATGGGGACGCAGCTTGCGCTGATGGAGATGCTCTCGACCGGTACGACCTGCTTCGCGGACATGTATTTCTTCATGGACCGCGTAGCCGAAGCCGCGCTCGACGGAGGAATGCGCGCCGGACTCTCCCGCGGCATAGTCCCCGATGAGAACGGCGGACGCGGGCGGCTCGACGAGAACCTGAAGCTCGCGCACGACTACGGCGGCGCGAAGGGGCTCATAAACGTGCAGCTCGGTCCGCACGCGCCGTACACGGTTCCGACGGCCTTCATGACGGAAATAGCCGCGGCGGCGAAGGAAAACGGCCTCGGCGTCCAGCTCCACTGGCTTGAGACTAAAAACGACTGGCCTCTATCCGACGGCTCGAAGACCATGGACCCGGAAGAATATCTAGAAAAAACGGGGCTGACGGAGGCGAAGCACCTTCTGCTCGCGCACTGCGTCTGGATGGAAAAAGAGAAATTCCAGTTCTACGCGCGCCCGAATATAACCGTAGCCCACAACCCTAAGAGCAACTGGAAGCTCGGCAGCGGCACGGCTCCCGTCTGCGCGATGGCGGCGGCGGGTATCGCCGTCGCTCTCGGCACGGACGGCGCGTCGAGCAACAACCGGCTGGACATGTGGGACGAGATGCGCTTCGCGGCGCTCGCGCAGAAAGGGGCGAACCTCGACCCGACTCTGCTGCCGGCGCGCGACGCGCTGCGTATGGCGACCGTCGCCGGGGCGCGCGCCCTCGGCTTTGAAAAAACCGGCCTCGTCAGGGAGGGCTGGACCGCCGACTTCATGCTCGTAGACCTCGACCGGCCTCACTACGTCGGCTGGGATCTGGAAAACCTCCCCGGCTGCCTGGTCTACGCGGGAAGCTCCGCGGACGTCGCCGCGACTGTCGTTGCCGGCGAAACTCTCTATGAAAACGGAAATTTCGCACGCCTCGATAAAGAAAAAATAACGGCGGAGGCCAACGCCGCGCGCAAGCGTCTCACTGCACAGGCGTAA